The Paraburkholderia caffeinilytica genome segment GTTCAAGGCGAAGCCGCTGCTCTGGCCTTGGTCGGATGAGTGGCGCGATTTCGAAAGCGCCCTCGACTGGTATGCGGCCGGCAAACCCGGTCAATAAACCCGCTTTTTTCCAGAACGCGCCCCCGCCCCTAATAAATACGCGCTTCTTAATCCCGTGAGCATATCCGCGTACGGAGCGGGTTTGCAGGCTATCCCCTAGCGATTCGCAATGATTCGCGGGGCGTAGCAGTTATTCGGTAGCACGGCCCCGAGTCGTTCGACGCGAAACCCTGTTTCGTGACTTGGGAGCCAAACGAATGACGACAGCTCAACTTGCGGCGCTTGCGGCGCATCGCTCGCTTCTCTCGACCGAAGAACTTGCAGCGCAACTCACGCTGCGCCCGCAGTCCATCCGCAAGCGCTACAGCCAGACTGGCGCTTACTTCTGCCTGCGCCCGGTGAAGATGCCGAACGGCCGCTTGATGTGGCCCGCCGATGCGCTCGAACAACTGGCGGGCGGTAAATAATGAAAAACGCCCGCCCCCAACAAGTAGAGACGAGCGCCCAAGACACGTTCAATTCTACCGCAGGCATCTTTCCCAAGCGCCCCGAAACCGTTCTTGCTGGCGTGCTGGCCAAACTGCTCGAAGGCCACACGTTGACCAGTATGGATGCGGTTTTCAAGCAGTATGCGAACCGCGCGGAGACCGTGATTCATTGCCTGGAAGCACGCTACGCGTGGAACATCGAGCGCCGCGACATCGCAACGGCAACGGGCGATGGGCGCGTCGTGTGGGTGACAGCGTACTGGATGACCATCCATGTGCGTGAGGCCGCGTTCAAGGCGGGTGCGCGCGCATGGATTCCGGAAACCGAGTTGACCGCAAAAAAGCGCCGCAAGTCCGCAAATCAGGGCAAGTCGCGCGCCGCGACGCGTAACCCGCTGCGCACCGATCCGCGCCAACTCGACCTGTTCGATGGGCTGATGTAATGATCCATTGGCCCAATTACGAACCCGGGGGGCATCGCATCCAGTGCCCCGCTTGCGGGCGCGGCGACCGTGACAAGACACTTGGCCTCAGCATTGAGGTCAACGGCTCAGGCGTTGCACATTGCTTTCGCTGCGACCTCGTTGAGAACTATCGCCCCAAACAGAGCGCGTGCGTTGTTATGTCGGCGCAGCCGTGCATCAAGTGCATGCCTTCGGCTGCGAAGCGCGAGAGATTGGCCGGCTATGCGCGCCAATTGTGGGCGGCAAGCAAGCCGCTCGGTGGTGTCGGCGTCGCGTATCTTGAAGCCCGCCGCTGCCGTGTTCCGCCGCGTGACGCGGACCTTCGCTGGCACCCGTCCCTGCGTCATCCGTGTGGCTATGAAGGTCCGGCCATGGTCGCGCTCGTCACAGACGCTATGACCGCTAAGCCGATTAGCTTGCATCGTACGTGGATTCGGGATGATGGTCGCAAGGCCGATCTCGAATATCCGCGTTTGCTTCTGGGTGATGGGCACCGCAAGCAAGGCGGCGTGATCCGTTTGTGGCCGGACGACGCGGTAACAACCGGGCTTGGCATTGCCGAAGGCATTGAGACGGCTCTGTCTCTCGCGCACGGCTTCACGCCGGTTTGGGCACTCATTGACGCGGGTAACCTCGCGGCGTTCCCGCACTTTCCCGGCATTGAAACGCTGATGATCGGCGCGGATAACGACCCGGCCGGTAGCAAGGCTGCGTATACGTGCGCGGAGCAGTGGGCGCTCGCTGATCGAGAAGTTACGCTTGTGGAGGTAGGCCATGGGGCGTGATTTGAACGATGTGGCGGCTGAGGGCGGCGCGGATGCGGTGCGCTTTGTCGTTGCGAACGGCAAACGCATCCTGAAGCATTCTGAGCGTGAGGCGATTTCGGGGAATGATGAATTGCCTCTCAAAATCGCCTTTGCGGATGAATTGCCGGAAGCCTTCACGCCGCCCGATGAGTTGGTGCAGGGCATCCTCACGACCGGTGATAGCAGCGTGCTCTACGGGGACACCAACAGCGGCAAGACGTTCCTTGTAATCGACATAGCCGCCGCCGTGGCGCGTGGCGTTGACTGGATGGGCAGACGGACGGAACCGGGGATGGTGGTCTATCTGGCTGCTGAATCGCCTGCATCTGTGCGTAGCCGCTTGCAGGCATACCAGAAGCATCACGGCGTTCGCGTGCCCAACTTCGCCATCGTGCAGAACCCGGTCAACCTGTTCGATGGCGACCGCGACACCGAGGCCATCATCAAGACGGTGCGCCAGCTCGAAGCGCAACGCGGCCAGAAGGTGCGTCTGATTATCGGCGACACGCTCGCACGCCTGAGCGCTGGTGCGAACGAGAACGCCGGCCAGGATATGGGCCTTGTCATTGCGCGCATCGACCGAATCCGCACCGAGTGCGACGCGCATTTCATGCTCGTCCACCACAGCGGCAAGAATGCCGCCGCCGGTTCGCGTGGCTGGTCGGGAGTACGCGGTGCAGTCGATTCCGAAATCGAGGTGACAGACCTGCCTACTGGCCGCTGCGCCGAAATCACGAAAGTGCGCGACCTCGGTACGAAAGGCGAGCGTATCGGCTTCAGGCTCGACGTGGTGGAACTTGGCGTGACGAAGTGGGGAGCGCCAGCGACGACCTGCGTTGTCGTGCCCACCAATGCACCCGACAAACCGAAGAGCAGCAAAGGCAAAGGCACGGGCGAGATTCAGGGTGCAGTCATCGAATTTCTGGCGTCCCACAAGGTCGGCATCAAAAAAAGCGTCGTGGTCGCGCACTTCGCGGGCCGGTACGACAAGGGGCCGATCTATCGCGCCATCAAAACGCTTGTTGCTGCATCGGCCATTCATGAAACCGCTGGCATGGTGTGCATCACGGAGGTCGCCACGTGAAGCAGGTACGCGAAGGTACGTTTAGGTACGTGTACGCGTCGAGTACCTGGCCCCAAAAGGTACGTTTAGGTACACCACCCTTTAGGGGTGTACCTCGCGTACCTGGCGTACCGGTTGACTGTTGAGCGATGGAAATTCTTGTTGAAGCGAGGTGCGAAATGATTGATGGCCTGATTGGCGGCAAGGTGTACGGTAAGCCGACCGAGCGCGTCGGCGGGAGCGGCAAGCGGTTCGTGACCGCGAAGGTGCGCGCCGCAAGCGGCGGCGAATCGCTGTTCGTGAACGTCATTGCGTTCGATGACGGTGCGAAAGCCGCATTGCTGGCGCTCGATGACGGCGACCCCGTGGCGCTGGTCGGCGCGTTCACGCCGAAGGCGTGGGTCGATAAGAACGGTGACGCAAAGCCGGCGCTCGATATGGTTGCGCACGGTGTGCTGTCGGCGTACCAAGTGAAGCATAAGCGGCAGGCTGCACAGTTGACCGAGCAGGGCGAGGCAGCCATGAGCGGCGCGAGGCAGGCGAAGTACGGCGGCGACTATTCCGAGATGAACGACCAACTGTAGGAGGGCGGCCCGAAATCAGCGTAGACATGAGGAAGCGGTGGTTTATTTATTCAATGGAGGACTCCTAAAGTGACAACCGTAACAATACCCAAATCCCTGCTTGCGAAATTTCATTGGGACGAGCGCAGGCGGGAGTATGTCGCCTTGATTCTGAAGGACCACCGCGACGGGGCCGCAAGCTATGCCCGCTTTCGCGTCGAAGTCCGGCAAGGTTTTGTCGTGTTGAGCCCGCAGTAACCATCATCAATTTGAAAAGGACTGAACCATGAAACAGCAGAACAACCCGCTGCCCGAACGCCTGGCAGCACTTGAATTGCTCGTAAACGACACGGGTCTCGTGGACGAACTCAAAGCCCGCCAACGTGCGGAAGCCGACAAGCGCCGCGCCGCGCTTGCTGCTGAATTGAAGGCGTTGCCGAACCGCGAGCGCGAACTGGCCGCTCTCGCAAAAGATGCCGCTCACGAGCACGCCGCTCTCGAAAAGGCTGCGACGCAATATCGCGAAGCCGAACGCCGCGACAAAGAGGCAACTGCGCGTGCTGTCATCGCGGCGTTGACGGATGAGGGCGCGCGTCAGGCAATCCTGACAAAACTGGAGCGTAGCGCGCCGCCCGAACTCGCGGACGCGCTGGACGACCTGAGTTTCGCCGATGGCCTGCTGCGAAACGCCGTTCGCACTGATGAAACGGCGAACCGCAGTTGGACCGGGGTGCAGGTAAAGGCCGTAACGTCAAACATCGACGCTATCGGCGCGGCCCGCGCGCAGCTTGCCGAAGCGCAAGGGGCAATCCGCGAACTGGCACGCGATGGCCTGATGCCTAGCGAAGCGATGGTGACGCGCTGTGCGGAAATTGTGGCTGCCGCGATGGAGCCCGCATTCGCGTTCATTCCGCGCAAGCTGTGGGACCTTCGCCACGACAAGCCCGCTTCTGACATCGTGGCCGAAGTCAGGGGCTACGTTCAGTAAGCACTTTGGCGGTGCGCGACGGCAGCGGTTCGCCGTCGTGCCAGTCGCCGCAATCGCGGCGATTGGAGCGGTCGGCGCGCACAGCTAAGCGAGGCATTAACCGGCATCGACGGGCGGCGTGGCGGTGCCTCGTACGGTGCTTCACGGCCCCCTAGGGGGCTGTCAATCCCTAGTATCGAACCGCTTGTGACCGTGGCGATGCGCATTTTTTTACGGCCGCGAAATTACGGTTTTTAATTGAAGCGCACAGAGCGTGAACCGGTGGCCTGTCTTGTGATGCAGGGTGCCGCGTGGATCAAGGAGTACGTCGAAAATGCGTGGCCGAAAACCCGTTCCGACTGCGTTGAAGCTGGTGCGGGGTAATCCCGGCAAGCGCCCGCTTCCGGACGCCGAGCCGCGTCCAGGTCTTGAAGTTGCTATCCCTGACTGGCTGTCGCCGGCCGCACGCAAGCACTGGCCGACTATCGCCGACCCGTTGTACGCAGCCGGTTTGTTGACGGCGCTCGACGCGACCGCACTCGGTTTGTATTGCGAGGCATTCGCGCGCTGGCAATATGCGAACGAGCAAATCGTCAAGCTTGGTCCGGTGGCGGTGGGCGCTGCGGGTTATCCCGTCAAGTCCCCGTTCGTGACAATTGCGAACACGGCATACGATCAGTTGAGCCGCATGTTGGTGGAGTTCGGCATGACGCCCTCGAGCCGGTCGCGGGTGACGGCAACGAAGCCGGACGATACGAGTCCCTATGCACAGTTTGTGAAAAAGACGTAACTATGACAGCACCGTCGCACTGGCAGTGCTTATACGCCGCCCAGAGGTGCTTTTAGGCCGCAAATGCCTGGCGCGACCGGCCTAGGCCGACCCACAAAAGACCTTCGCACATCTTGGAAGCGAACATTCGCTACGCTCTCAAGATCCTAACCGGTTTTGGATGGCAAATCATGCCACGCTATCCTAATTGAATTTGTGCGCCGCGTTGATGGCATTCATCACAGTCACGATCAAGGACGAGGTGACAATTACCGATATCTGAGTAAGCGGCAATGCGGAGCACTCTGCTGAAAAAGGAAAACGGTATAGACGACTTCCTCCCGCGATCAAAGTAATGGCAATGTCGGCCGGGCCGACAGCATAAAAGTGCGCCAATTAAGGATTGTTAATCTGAAAAGCCCAGCCGTCCTCTGTTCGATAAGAGCGCTGCCAGTTGTATGAATTCTTATTGTCTACTTCCATTTCTGAGAATGGTCCTGAACAGTCGTTGCCGTGGGAACACAGGGGCTGGATCCAAGACGGTGGCGGGACTCCATCAGCATAGGTGAAGCTCCATCCGTCACTAGACAGGGTATAGGCGTAGAATTGCCCATTATACCAATCGCTGCCAGACAACTCGCGATGCGTCACACCTAACCAGCCAGTCCATAAATTGGGGTCATCGTCGAATCGGAACGAGAACCCTGCGAATTTGTCGCGGTTTGTGCAATTCCAACTACCCCAGTCGTTCGTGTCGTGCCATTTGATGGTGGCACGGCTGCCAGCGTTGATGAACTCCGGAGCATCAATTTCTGTTACGCACCGACCTACCGTACCGACGATATTTATCCCGCGCGATGAATTGTTGATTACGTCGAACTGATGCCATTGCTCGGCCCATGCCGGAGAGACGCCCATTAACAGGCAACATAAGCCAATGGCTGCAAGGCTAATTCGACAGAGAATTGTCATTCGATTCTGAAAAACTTTATTGAACATTTTCATCCTCCGGTGACGCCATGCTTGTTTTCGTAGCACCTTGAGCCTGACACAGCGGAATGTGTCTATCTCTCACAATTAGCTTGGTAAACGCGATTGATCATACGATATGAGCTGCAACATAAGTGAGGGTGGCTGCGACTGTCAAGAGAATTAGCGCGCCAGGCCACGCCAAGGGTTTTAGCGTGAAGTAAATATGCCTATTGAATGGCTACAACGCATTCAAATCGTTTACGTATATGCGGGATGGGCATTAATCGCACCGAGCACCAAAATCCGAGCGCGCTTTTACGAATTTGAGAAATCACACACGTTTCATCGCGCTCGTCAGGACTATCGGTTAATTCGATACGCATACTAGAGTTACAGAAGAGCGTAGGTCTTCATCGTCAACAATCTGTCCGGTGACTTCCATCGACCGTTTATGGCCGAACCCGGAAATTCGGCCAGCGCCCGCCAGTCACCAGCTCGGCCTCGCCGCGAATTTCCCTTGTCGACCCACAAGAGACGTCGAGGTTTCTCAATTACGGACATTCATCCTGCACTCGTCAAACCGGCTGCGGCATGATTGAGCCGAACACCTCACGGCCGACACAGCAGCCTTTACGAAACTGCCTCACGCGTCATGAGGGCGGCCGCGACCGCGTTGCCCATCTCGTTGGTTCCGACCTTGCGCGTGCCGGCTTCCCATATGTCGGCCGTGCGCAGCCCTTGCGCGAGCACCCGCCTGACCGCCGTCTCGATGCGCTCAGCCTCATCAGGCAGGTTCAGCGAATGGCGAAGCATCATTGCCGCAGACAGGATGGTCGCGAGAGGATTCGCGATGTCCTTGCCAGCAATGTCTGGCGCCGAACCGTGCGAGGGCTCATACAAGCCCTTGCCGTTCGCGTCGAGGGATGCTGAGGGCAACATGCCAATCGACCCGGTCAGCATCGCCGCTTCGTCCGACAGGATATCGCCGAACAGGTTGCCAGTGACGATCACGTCGAACGTCTTCGGCGCGCGCACCAGTTGCATGGCGGCGTTGTCGATGTACATATGCGAGAGCTCGACGTCGGGATATTCGCTGGCCACCTTGATCATCGTGTCGCGCCAGAATTGCGAGGTCTCCAGCACATTGGCCTTGTCGACGCTGCACAGACGCTTGCTGCGCTTTTGCGCGGCGCGAAAGGCGACATGGGCCACGCGAACGATTTCCGGCGCGCTGTAGCGCATGGTGTCAAACCCTTCGTCGTGACCCTGGAACGGTCCGTCGGGCGCGAAACGCGTGCCGCGCGGCTCGCCGAAATACACATCACCGGTCAGATCGCGGATGATCAGGATGTCGAGGCCGGCAACGACTTCCGGCTTGAGCGTCGACGCGGCTGACAGTTCCGGATACAGCATCGCCGGGCGCAGGTTGGCGAACAACGCCAGGTGCTTGCGCAGGCCGAGGATGGCCTGTTCCGGTCGCAGCGACCGTTCGAGCCTGTCGTATTGCCAGTCGCCGACGGCACCGAGGAGAATCGCATCGGCTGATTTTGCCAGCCGCAGCGTACGCTCGGGCAAGGGATGGCCGTAGATAGCGTAGCCAGTTCCGCCCACCGGCGCTTCTTCCAGCTCGAAGGGACAACCGAGCGCGTTGAGTACCTTGACGGCCTGCGCCGTGATTTCAGGACCGATACCGTCACCGGGTAAAACAGCAATTCTGGGATTCATGCGAGTTAGGTTTCTGTCGATTGAGGGATTTCAGAGTAATCGACAGGCCCCCACGGAAAAAGATGACCATTTATCCCGGTACAGGTCATGCCACGCTGTCCGAATCGCTTCAACCCGGCAGACGTGATCTGCGGGGGTCCCCGAACGACCGGTTGTGGCCGACTACCGCCTGACGCCGAAACGTAACCGGCTCATTGCTGCCAGTCATCCGTGTCGATTGACCTGTTGGCCGTCACCGTATTTCGTATCTAAAGCTGTTTCCGTAGCGCCCCATCATGGTTCCCCTAAAATGCTGGTCGCCGACGTTGAGTAGCCGCGGCAGTTGGAGAAGCTCGCCGTTGCGTCCTAGCTCTTCGTAGAGGTGCAACACTGCGACAAAGAGCGCGGCAACCGAGTTGAGGCAGTTCTTTAGGTTCGCTTTTGAAAAGTGTTCATCGCGGTGGTGTTTGACCTTGTTATGGTCTTGCCACCAAATCGGCGGCCTCCCTTCCCCCCAATCGCTCCAAGGGTGAAGAGTCAGGCCATATCGGGGAATTTGAACTTCAAATCCAATGAAATTCGGACACGCCTCGGAGACTGCCCCGAAGTAGGCGTTAATGGTTGCTGCGGTTGATTCTGAATTGTGCTTCCGGCAGAGCTGCTTGAGCACCACATCGACCTCTGAACTCGCGCCGAGAAACAGGCGCGCAATCTCAATCGAATAGGTCGCGTCATTGCCTCCTGCGAAGTCCACATATCGAGAAAGGCGATCCAAATCCTCTTCAAGTGCGAGGAAGTAGTTCCAGTGGACATATGAGTGAGATCTAAGTATCGCCACGATGTTTCCCTTGGCTATCGTCCGAGTTATATGGGTTTTCTGGGTAATTTTCAGTCACCACACGCCCGTTTTCTTTGCTATGCGGAACGACCGATTGTCACCGATCCAAGCATTGACGTCGACCGTCCGGTTGTGGCCGAACTGAGCCGGTCGCGATGGACACCGCGTGTGATACGAGGTGATTCTTCCCGTTCGCATAGAAGCAAATTAGTGGTGAGCGGATGCCCCGACATCGCGTCGGGGTCGCTTGGCGTTTTCATTTGCCCTTTAGCTGGTCCGATGCTGCCGCATATCATCGCTCTTGTTCCCGCCGGGCGCGGCGGCTTTTTGTGCTGCTTTGGCGCCCTCAATGACATGCTTGACTGCGTTGTCAACGTTTTCAACGAAGTTGAGCACGTCGTCCAGTGTCGAAACAACGAGGGCGGTTGGCAGATCAATCACGTTACCTGAGTTGTCTTTCCCGTTACGGTGGACAATGTCGTGGCGTGTGAGGACTGCTTTAAACAAACGGTCTTTCTGCGCTTGGTCGGGAAGGATATCGACGCCTAGGGCAAGCTTGTACAGCACACCGATTTTTGCGAGATTGTGATACAGCAGCCCAGCGAGGTATTGCCGGGTTTTATCGACGACCACGTTCGGATTTGCAAGAATCTCGTTGAGGGAGATGGCCATTTCCTTCAGTTCTTTATCGCCTTTCAGCAGTCGCTTCAGAATCGTCTCATCGGAAAGCACCGAATTGACTAAAAGGTCCCCCAAGAATGCCTCCATCGCGCCGATAGTACTCGCGAAGACCATTCGATTGATAACGTCGTCGGAATGTGGAAGTGAACCGCGCCCACCCGTCCCATACTCGGCAACGATATCGCCGAGCCGATAATATGAATCTTTGAAGACCTCAAACGGTTCGTCTGGCGGATATTCGTTTAGCCATTGATCTTCGTCAGCCGGGTCCGGAGCTGTGAAGGGCGCGTCGTCGGCGGAAACCTCCACGTCAGGGTGCTCCGACAGTTCGACTGCGCAGTGCGATGGACTGTTCTGGACATGCGCGCCAAATGAGGCACCGCAATGTGGACACTCGATATCTATGTCGTCTTCTGAGAGAGAATCGGAGAGGCGATCGTAGTTGTAGTCGACTTCGGGCACTTCGACTTCTGTATCGACCTGTTTGTTGCATGCTGGGCATTTGAACCTGACGCTGGTTGAAACGTAGTGAGGCTGCATCCTTTGTCTCTCTCTGTTGTGATGCTCTGTGCGATTTTCGATCGTCGGAAGGCGAATCCATTGTCCCGCAAGCCAATAGCGACCGCGTCGATACCGCTAATCATCAAATACGCGCACCGCTCGCGACCGGTCGGCCAAAATGGTCACTGTTACTGGACCGGCATGGCGCCAAAGGCTAGTGACCGTACTGGCGAGCCAGCCACGCGCCGACATCGTTGATTCGTCGGTGCTTCGCATAGAACTTCCACTCATCATGTATTGGCTTCACCGCTGCAAGGAATGCTCGCCGGTCCGTGTCTTTCCAACCGGGGGCGTTAGCAACGGAATTTTCGAGCAGAGTGCCCAATGTGAAGGGGTCAGCATTTTCAAACTCTTGCCGCGTTTTCTGCGCGAACTGCCGTATAACTTCCCACTCATCCTGAAGTGCGCGATGTTGTTCATCGTCGGATGCGATGGGCACACCCGTCCGCGCTTGTTCGTCCGCCGCCCGGCGCCCCATTGCATCGTTGACTAGCGCAATACGCCTGTCTAGTTCGGCGAAGAATGCGTTAAAGCAGGATGTCGCAAGATCGCGAAGCGTGATCCGGTGAAAGGGATCGAGGCTTTTGTCGATGTCGCCGCTCTTTACGTCGAGGGATTCCAAGAGTCCTTGAATCCGTGTGACGAGGTCCTGTGTTTCAGGTTTGGGAATCGGCCCAGCCCATCGGCCTGCTCGGGACATCAGCTGAACCGAGATGTCGGCGAACAACTGGCTCGCCAGCCGCAGCTTCGATAGAAGCCGGTCGGCCTCCTCGATTTTTTCGTCCAGTTTTTTTGTCTTGGCCTCAAAACCGAATCCCTTGATGAACTCGAAGTGGTTGATATTCGCGAGCAGCAAGATCAGGATGCCTGCCGACAGACAGGCTGTTGCGGCAGCAACGTGGTCAGCAATCGCGATCCACAGACCTGTAGCAACTGCTGCGGCGCCGAGCAGGTTGCCCACGATAGTTCTGGTTTTTTCCATGAATTAGTTATCCCCTGTCCGATAGGCAGGATTGTCGTTGGTGCGAAGGGTATCCGGCCACCATCGCTCAAAACTAGCTTTGCTTTTTTTGCAGTCGCCTCCCCGCCTGCGCGCGTCACTTAACTCATAATGTTTGATGCAAGCAGCTCTTGGCAAGGCTCGGCCGCCTAGTTTGGGTTCGGGAGCTGATATCGGGACACAAAAACGTTGCATTTTGATGCACACAGAGGCGCATTCATGCCTGGACACCGATTACGCATTCCTCCCACTCTCCTTCGGGTACAAACGGGCTGCAACGTTTTTGAGATCGAGGGTAAGGGGAGCAGGCGTTGTTCCTATAATGAGCGTCGCCGTTGCCAACTTTTGGCAATGCTGCTTGCGCGAATTCATTTTCAGCCGGGGTGCGGGGATGGGATTTCAACTAGCAACAGTAAAGGCATGGGCTGACCTCGCATTGACGTGCGCGTCGTTGATTGCCTTGCCGGTGGCCGGATTTTGGGCGTACAACAACTTTGCGGCAGAAGACACGCACACATTAAACCCGAACATCACGGTTTCAGCCGATTTGCTGCCATACAGCCAAGACTTCGAACTTTTGGTTGTGCATGCGAAACCGAAAAATATCGGTAAAGTTCCGGTCATACTGCGAGGGAAAGCAAACGGCGACATCGACATCTCGGTAAAGTCGATTTCAGAAGGTTTGACGCCACCCGCAAGTAAGCTGGCTGTGGCGGTCAATGAAGCGAAACTAGATACCGTAGCAGAGAATAAAAACATTACGTCTGAATACGCCGACGGATATTATATGGAGCCGGGAATCGAATACGATGAGGTGCGCAGTTTCGTTGTTCGCAAAAATGCAACCTATCTTGTCCGCGTAGAAATTCATGATTTCGAGAAGGATAATTTCGTTGATGCGTCATGTATTGTACGAGCCCAATAACTCACAATGAACAATAATCCGACTCTGCGTTACCTCCAGAACAAGAGGCTGATTGGAGCGCTTGAGCGGCTTTCCAATCAACGGGCCGAACCGTCGAAATTCATGCCACTTATTAGCGACCTCTTTAACGGTACAAGTTTGCATGCGATGCACGTCGAAAATGGCGTTATTTACAGGGGGCGACATAATGAAGGCGGCCGCTTGTTTTCAACTGTGGAGGAGCTTTCTTACCCGAGGCCAGAATATGTTAGGGCAAAGGGCCGCCTTAATGACGTGCGTCAAAGCGTCCTCTACGCGGCACTGTGCGAGCTGGGTACGATTATAGAGATGGCTGTTTCGCTCCACGCGACGTTCACGATCTCAAAAATTCAAAGGCGAAGCGACTCAAGTATGTTTTTCTTTCCCTTGGGGCTCAAGTCGCCACCCGAGTTTACGGCTCAATGCAAGGCTGACGCTCTTGTGCGCGATTTCCTGAAGGGACAAATTACAAGGCAAAGAGTCGAGTTCGACGACTACAACTGCACGATCGCACTTGGCGATATGTTACTGCGAAAACCTATAGCTAACTACAGCGCATCTCCTTATTCGGGCGTAGCATATCCGAGCGTCAGATCAGCGATTTCATCCAATACGACGACATATAATTTGGCAATGACACCGGAAGTCTTTGATAAAAATTATATGATTGTTGAGTGTTCCGTGTATGTTCTGACTCATGATGTCGATCATTATCAGCTAAACGAAGTAAATAGAGGAAAGGTACTCTCGGATGGGAAAATAGATTGGTTGTTTGGGCATGCCGAGATGACTAATCGAACGGCGCGCGGTTTGTGGGCAGACGGATACGTGAATCCAAATCTCGCGCTGTCAGCGCCCGACATATGATTTGGCCTTGACAATGCAAAGACGCTGCAACAGCTTCGCCAGTGCCGTGCGTGACAACAAGCCATCCTACTAGATGACGAAGGGCTAATTAAGTTGCGTTTAGATTAACGCGGATTGACCTATAGTTACAGGGTCTTGCAACCACGACGCCAATGCTCACTCTTCTGACTTACCAGCAGGACTTTCTCAGAGCGCTTAACGCTGCGCGGGTAGAGTATTTGGTGATTGGCGGTAAGGCGATGCAAGCCCATCGCCTTGGCCGCACAAGCTTCGATCTCGATATTTGGGTATCAAATAACATCGCAAACGCGCGGCGTCTTAACCCCGTGTTGACGGCACGGACCAAATTTCCCATTGGGCATAGGCCGTCTGATCTCACAGTACCCGGCAGGATGGTCCAGATCAGGAATCAGCACGATCAACATGTTATCGACGTGCTAACGTCACTTGGTGATCTCGACTTTGCGACGGTCGACGCCCGTAAGTTGCGACTGTTGGTCTACAGAATGTTCGTGCCGGTGGCGTCTATCCCGGACCTCATCAACATGAAAGAGATATCTCAGGCGACGACCGAAGACCCTAGGCTGGCAGAGCGCGACGGTCGAGACATTGAGCTAATGCGTGAACACCTTGCTGCGCGCCCGAGCTGAGATTCTCGAAGTATCTGAGTGACGCGCAACATACTTCTACTGGCATGTTGCGTCTGTTGGGGTGCAGCTAAATTGCGCTAGAACGAACCAGATTGATCCTTATCGAACTCGTGCAGC includes the following:
- a CDS encoding phage terminase small subunit P27 family — encoded protein: MRGRKPVPTALKLVRGNPGKRPLPDAEPRPGLEVAIPDWLSPAARKHWPTIADPLYAAGLLTALDATALGLYCEAFARWQYANEQIVKLGPVAVGAAGYPVKSPFVTIANTAYDQLSRMLVEFGMTPSSRSRVTATKPDDTSPYAQFVKKT
- the leuB gene encoding 3-isopropylmalate dehydrogenase, coding for MNPRIAVLPGDGIGPEITAQAVKVLNALGCPFELEEAPVGGTGYAIYGHPLPERTLRLAKSADAILLGAVGDWQYDRLERSLRPEQAILGLRKHLALFANLRPAMLYPELSAASTLKPEVVAGLDILIIRDLTGDVYFGEPRGTRFAPDGPFQGHDEGFDTMRYSAPEIVRVAHVAFRAAQKRSKRLCSVDKANVLETSQFWRDTMIKVASEYPDVELSHMYIDNAAMQLVRAPKTFDVIVTGNLFGDILSDEAAMLTGSIGMLPSASLDANGKGLYEPSHGSAPDIAGKDIANPLATILSAAMMLRHSLNLPDEAERIETAVRRVLAQGLRTADIWEAGTRKVGTNEMGNAVAAALMTREAVS
- a CDS encoding DUF7146 domain-containing protein, with translation MPSAAKRERLAGYARQLWAASKPLGGVGVAYLEARRCRVPPRDADLRWHPSLRHPCGYEGPAMVALVTDAMTAKPISLHRTWIRDDGRKADLEYPRLLLGDGHRKQGGVIRLWPDDAVTTGLGIAEGIETALSLAHGFTPVWALIDAGNLAAFPHFPGIETLMIGADNDPAGSKAAYTCAEQWALADREVTLVEVGHGA
- a CDS encoding single-stranded DNA-binding protein — encoded protein: MIDGLIGGKVYGKPTERVGGSGKRFVTAKVRAASGGESLFVNVIAFDDGAKAALLALDDGDPVALVGAFTPKAWVDKNGDAKPALDMVAHGVLSAYQVKHKRQAAQLTEQGEAAMSGARQAKYGGDYSEMNDQL
- a CDS encoding helicase RepA family protein, with translation MGRDLNDVAAEGGADAVRFVVANGKRILKHSEREAISGNDELPLKIAFADELPEAFTPPDELVQGILTTGDSSVLYGDTNSGKTFLVIDIAAAVARGVDWMGRRTEPGMVVYLAAESPASVRSRLQAYQKHHGVRVPNFAIVQNPVNLFDGDRDTEAIIKTVRQLEAQRGQKVRLIIGDTLARLSAGANENAGQDMGLVIARIDRIRTECDAHFMLVHHSGKNAAAGSRGWSGVRGAVDSEIEVTDLPTGRCAEITKVRDLGTKGERIGFRLDVVELGVTKWGAPATTCVVVPTNAPDKPKSSKGKGTGEIQGAVIEFLASHKVGIKKSVVVAHFAGRYDKGPIYRAIKTLVAASAIHETAGMVCITEVAT
- a CDS encoding RES domain-containing protein; amino-acid sequence: MNNNPTLRYLQNKRLIGALERLSNQRAEPSKFMPLISDLFNGTSLHAMHVENGVIYRGRHNEGGRLFSTVEELSYPRPEYVRAKGRLNDVRQSVLYAALCELGTIIEMAVSLHATFTISKIQRRSDSSMFFFPLGLKSPPEFTAQCKADALVRDFLKGQITRQRVEFDDYNCTIALGDMLLRKPIANYSASPYSGVAYPSVRSAISSNTTTYNLAMTPEVFDKNYMIVECSVYVLTHDVDHYQLNEVNRGKVLSDGKIDWLFGHAEMTNRTARGLWADGYVNPNLALSAPDI
- a CDS encoding DNA-binding protein, with amino-acid sequence MTTAQLAALAAHRSLLSTEELAAQLTLRPQSIRKRYSQTGAYFCLRPVKMPNGRLMWPADALEQLAGGK